The DNA window CGACGACCCAGCCGTCCGCCAGTGCCACGCTGGAGAGGACGCCGGCCCCTTTCGTCCGGGTCGGCGTGGCCGTTGCGCTCCCCTCGTCATCTACGTCCAGAGTCACCCGTGCGAACGTCCGAACGCCGGGCTCGCTGGGAATCTTCCGTTCCAGGTGGGCCTCGGTCGTCGGAAGCCCCGGCTGCTGGCGGTGCCCGGCCGCGGCGACCGACGGTCTGAGGAACTGGACGGCGTTGACGATACAGGCGACTGGGTAGCCCGGGAGCATCAATACGGGCGTGCCCTCGACGGCACCCAGCGCGACGGGGTGGCCGGGCTTGAGCGCGACACCGTGGACGAACACCTCGCCCAGCTCCGCCACGACCGTCGGGACGATGTCGCGCTCTCCCACCGAGGAGCCGCCGGTCGTCACGACGATATCGTGGTCGAGGTCGCGCTCGATGGCCGCCCGGAGTTCGTCGGCGTCGTCAGTGACGACGTCCCGGTAGGTCGCCTCGCCGCCCCACCGCTCGACGTACTGAGTGACTGTCTGCCCGTTCGTCTCGATGATTTCGCCGGGGTCGGGGTCTGCCTGGACGAGTTCCTCGCCCGTCGGGACGACGCTCACGTGCGGACGCTCGTACACCTCGATGGTCTCCAGTCCGACGGCTTTCAGCAGGCCCAGGTCCGAGGGTCTGAGCCGGTGGCCAGGCTCGAACAGGTCCTGTCCCTCGGCTACGTCCTCGCCCACAGGGCCGACGTTGCCGCCCTCGGGAACCGCCTCGAACACCGCGAGCTCGTCGCCGGTCCGCTCGGTCGCCTCGACCATCACGACGGCGTCGGCACCGTCGGGGAGTTCGCTCCCGGTGTGGACCCGGGCCGCGGTCCCGCTCCGGACGGTGTCTCCGATACGCAGCGAGGCCGGCGACCGCTCGCTCGCGCCGAAGGTGTCCCTCGCCCGGACCGCGTAGCCGTCCATCGCCGCTCGCTCGTAGTGGGGGACCGGGCGGTCGGCGGTGACGGCCGTCGCTACCACCCTGTCGTCGGCTTCCCGAAGCTCTACCCGTTCGGTCCGCTCCGTCGGTGTCACCGCTTCCAGCAACCGCTCTCTGGCCGCCGCCGTCCGGGTAAACTCCTCGAAC is part of the Haloarcula salinisoli genome and encodes:
- the glp gene encoding gephyrin-like molybdotransferase Glp, encoding MNDNRAGFEEFTRTAAARERLLEAVTPTERTERVELREADDRVVATAVTADRPVPHYERAAMDGYAVRARDTFGASERSPASLRIGDTVRSGTAARVHTGSELPDGADAVVMVEATERTGDELAVFEAVPEGGNVGPVGEDVAEGQDLFEPGHRLRPSDLGLLKAVGLETIEVYERPHVSVVPTGEELVQADPDPGEIIETNGQTVTQYVERWGGEATYRDVVTDDADELRAAIERDLDHDIVVTTGGSSVGERDIVPTVVAELGEVFVHGVALKPGHPVALGAVEGTPVLMLPGYPVACIVNAVQFLRPSVAAAGHRQQPGLPTTEAHLERKIPSEPGVRTFARVTLDVDDEGSATATPTRTKGAGVLSSVALADGWVVVPEEREGYAEGATVAVEEWEGCA